The Methanobacterium sp. BAmetb5 genome includes a region encoding these proteins:
- the serB gene encoding phosphoserine phosphatase SerB: MIKLIAFDLDNVLIDGEVIDEMAKLTGVEEEISKITSQAMEGEIDFGTALKERVSLLKGASVEDINKVMLEIPLMEGAKESVKELKKRGYKIATITGSFDCIAQRMKDELDLDYVYFNTLQEEDGALTGEVNGPLVDGTKREILQDIMKMEKISPEETAAVGDGANDVSMLEEAGLGIAFNAKPVLREMADVVVEKKDLRELLEIFDDGSSKKASEKAEEEAKESFTELLSQKKDLEKTLKELTAKRDKLNDEAKVFRQERDELNAKIRGNLDNALKYRDERDQINQEVKKYKKLRDEAHQAYKKMEWTSGRREAVQVEDEIKRLEKTIETRVLDIRKENELVKKVTDLRKKLQGMQEDEESRGEALKLKEESEGYHAKVVELSDQAQETHEKMLEYFRKIDEIRSQADAAHQKFIETRETANKVHDEVKATFGKIRKANKGMDRVKAKERSIEDEIVRKKNSVEREKAEEIYRKFLEGKKVSTEELLLLQKHKIV, encoded by the coding sequence TTGATTAAACTTATCGCATTTGATCTTGATAACGTCCTAATTGACGGTGAAGTCATAGACGAGATGGCAAAATTGACTGGAGTAGAAGAAGAAATTTCCAAAATAACCAGTCAAGCAATGGAAGGAGAAATAGATTTTGGAACCGCCCTGAAAGAAAGAGTATCACTCTTGAAAGGAGCATCTGTTGAAGATATCAACAAGGTAATGCTGGAAATTCCCCTTATGGAAGGGGCAAAAGAAAGCGTTAAAGAGCTCAAAAAACGGGGTTATAAAATAGCAACCATAACCGGCAGTTTTGATTGTATTGCCCAGCGCATGAAAGATGAACTGGACCTGGACTATGTGTATTTCAACACACTTCAGGAGGAAGATGGCGCGCTAACCGGTGAAGTCAATGGACCCCTGGTGGATGGCACCAAGAGGGAAATCCTACAGGACATAATGAAAATGGAAAAAATCTCACCGGAAGAAACTGCCGCGGTTGGTGATGGGGCCAATGATGTTTCCATGCTAGAAGAAGCAGGACTGGGAATAGCTTTCAATGCTAAACCAGTTTTAAGGGAAATGGCTGACGTCGTTGTTGAGAAAAAGGACCTGAGAGAATTACTGGAAATATTTGATGATGGCTCTTCTAAAAAGGCTTCTGAAAAGGCAGAAGAAGAAGCCAAAGAAAGCTTCACTGAGCTTTTATCTCAGAAAAAAGACCTGGAAAAAACCCTCAAAGAACTCACAGCTAAGAGGGACAAGTTGAATGATGAGGCAAAGGTATTCCGTCAGGAACGGGATGAATTAAACGCCAAAATCAGAGGAAACCTTGATAACGCCCTGAAATACAGGGATGAAAGGGATCAAATCAACCAGGAAGTTAAAAAATATAAAAAGCTACGTGATGAAGCTCATCAAGCTTACAAGAAAATGGAATGGACTTCTGGAAGGAGAGAAGCAGTCCAGGTGGAAGATGAAATAAAACGCCTGGAAAAAACCATTGAAACCAGAGTCCTGGACATCCGAAAAGAAAATGAGCTGGTTAAGAAAGTTACCGATCTTCGTAAAAAGCTTCAGGGCATGCAGGAAGATGAAGAAAGCCGCGGTGAAGCTTTAAAACTCAAAGAAGAATCTGAAGGCTATCACGCTAAAGTGGTAGAGTTATCTGACCAGGCCCAGGAGACCCACGAGAAAATGCTGGAATACTTCCGCAAAATCGATGAAATCCGCAGCCAGGCAGATGCAGCCCATCAAAAATTCATAGAAACCCGGGAAACGGCAAACAAAGTCCACGATGAAGTTAAAGCAACCTTTGGTAAAATAAGGAAAGCTAATAAAGGAATGGACAGAGTTAAAGCCAAGGAACGAAGCATTGAAGATGAAATCGTGCGCAAGAAAAACTCCGTGGAAAGGGAGAAAGCCGAAGAAATCTACCGCAAGTTCCTAGAGGGTAAGAAAGTTTCCACCGAGGAACTGCTCCTCTTACAGAAACACAAAATCGTCTGA
- a CDS encoding TetR/AcrR family transcriptional regulator: MDTKSRILQTAFNLFLEKGFASVSLNEVIKASDITTGGFYYHFDSKDSLMVAVIEKYIFNYFNSTIEQIKNFQGDPQEKLKRVVLTLVGADLNTSKQTEIMENSTGIDYRVLHILLIEGVHKYNIIKEHYMKFYYNLLEFNKEIIAEGISQGVIRNDADPTELALMTQSVMIGTIMMWVVMPTIPLEQIMTSNINQLWDHLKYVH; this comes from the coding sequence ATGGATACAAAATCTAGGATTCTCCAAACCGCCTTCAATCTCTTTCTGGAAAAAGGATTTGCGAGTGTTTCCTTAAATGAAGTTATAAAAGCATCAGATATTACCACTGGCGGCTTTTATTACCATTTCGATAGTAAAGATTCCTTAATGGTCGCAGTTATTGAAAAATATATATTTAACTATTTTAATTCAACCATAGAACAGATAAAAAACTTCCAGGGGGATCCACAGGAAAAATTGAAAAGAGTGGTGCTGACCCTGGTGGGGGCTGATTTAAACACCAGTAAACAGACGGAAATTATGGAAAACTCCACCGGCATTGATTACAGAGTGTTACACATATTATTAATAGAAGGCGTCCACAAATACAACATAATTAAGGAACATTACATGAAATTTTATTATAATCTACTTGAATTCAACAAGGAAATCATTGCGGAAGGCATATCCCAGGGAGTAATAAGGAACGATGCTGACCCCACTGAACTCGCACTGATGACCCAGAGTGTTATGATTGGAACAATTATGATGTGGGTAGTAATGCCCACCATACCTTTAGAACAGATAATGACCTCCAACATAAATCAATTATGGGATCACTTAAAATATGTTCACTAA
- a CDS encoding TATA-box-binding protein, translating into MTKVEIKVENIVTSATLGKDIDLPQVAPALEGVEYNLEQFPGLVYKIKEPKTAALIFGSGKLVCTGAKSIENSIKAIHIAVDKMRALDPDIPHEFEIKVQNIVASANLDKTLNLEAVALDLENTEYEPEQFPGLVYRLGEPKVVLLLFGSGKVVCTGAKTIADAQLGVEKTKERLAELDLL; encoded by the coding sequence ATGACAAAAGTTGAAATCAAAGTGGAGAACATAGTTACTTCCGCAACGCTTGGGAAAGATATAGACCTTCCCCAAGTCGCACCCGCGTTGGAAGGTGTGGAATATAACCTCGAACAATTCCCCGGATTGGTTTATAAGATTAAAGAGCCTAAAACAGCTGCTTTAATATTTGGATCCGGCAAATTAGTGTGCACAGGTGCAAAGTCCATTGAGAACTCGATAAAAGCAATTCACATTGCTGTGGACAAAATGCGCGCATTAGACCCTGATATACCCCACGAATTTGAAATTAAAGTTCAGAACATAGTTGCTTCTGCTAATTTAGATAAAACTCTTAACCTAGAGGCAGTGGCCCTGGACCTGGAAAACACCGAATACGAACCAGAACAATTCCCTGGTCTGGTTTACCGATTGGGTGAACCAAAAGTAGTACTATTACTATTCGGATCAGGAAAAGTAGTATGTACAGGTGCAAAAACTATCGCAGACGCACAACTTGGTGTAGAAAAAACAAAGGAAAGATTAGCTGAATTAGATTTATTATAA
- a CDS encoding MFS transporter gives MTPDNTPTVSNDIKIAALLAATIASFFTPFMGSSVNIALPSIGLEFGADAILLNWVTNGFLLAAAIFAVPFGRVADIHGMKRIFTYGLAIFTLASLFCAFSPSAYFLIASRILQGIGTAMIFVTGLAIITSVYPPQHRGKAIGINVAAVYVGLSFGPVLGGLMTQYLGWRSLFLLMVPFGLLVIGIVFWKLHDEWAASKGEKFDYWGSILYSLMLFLVMYGFSSLPQIDGWAMLILGVVGFLAFIRWELRAKSPVFNIRLFKNTAFTFSSLAALINYSATFAVTLLLSYYLQYIKGLEPQTAGIILVAQPIIMAITAPIAGRMSDRIEARLIATAGMATVTIALFTMTFIDSTTPITNIILGLAVLGLGFGLFSSPNTNVIMGAVQRKFYGVASATVSTMRLIGQTLSIGIATLVFSLLIGRVQITPDQFPALLESIQLCFIVFTALCFIGVFVSWWRGERKDVE, from the coding sequence ATGACTCCTGATAACACCCCTACCGTAAGTAATGATATTAAAATTGCCGCTCTGTTAGCTGCTACCATAGCTTCCTTTTTCACACCCTTCATGGGGTCGTCAGTTAACATTGCACTCCCTTCCATTGGACTTGAATTTGGTGCCGATGCCATCCTCCTAAACTGGGTGACCAATGGATTTTTACTGGCAGCTGCCATATTCGCTGTACCCTTTGGGAGAGTGGCCGATATACATGGTATGAAGAGAATATTCACCTACGGTCTGGCCATATTCACCCTGGCCTCTTTGTTCTGTGCCTTCTCACCCTCCGCCTACTTCTTGATTGCCTCCCGGATACTGCAGGGAATTGGTACCGCCATGATCTTCGTAACTGGACTAGCCATAATCACCTCAGTTTACCCGCCCCAACACAGAGGAAAGGCTATTGGGATTAACGTAGCAGCAGTTTACGTTGGTTTATCATTTGGTCCTGTTTTAGGGGGTTTAATGACCCAATACCTTGGATGGAGAAGTTTATTCTTATTGATGGTTCCCTTCGGACTTCTGGTTATAGGTATAGTCTTCTGGAAACTCCATGATGAATGGGCTGCCTCTAAGGGAGAAAAATTCGACTACTGGGGTTCAATACTCTACAGTTTAATGCTTTTCCTGGTGATGTACGGGTTTTCCAGTTTACCACAGATAGATGGATGGGCCATGTTAATACTGGGAGTTGTGGGCTTCTTGGCATTCATCCGCTGGGAACTCCGGGCTAAAAGCCCGGTATTTAATATAAGATTGTTTAAAAACACTGCATTTACTTTTTCCAGTCTGGCTGCTCTCATTAACTACAGTGCCACCTTTGCCGTTACCTTACTCTTAAGCTACTACCTCCAGTACATCAAGGGACTGGAACCACAGACCGCAGGCATAATACTGGTGGCTCAGCCCATAATTATGGCTATAACTGCCCCTATTGCTGGTAGAATGTCTGATCGTATTGAGGCACGTCTTATAGCCACCGCGGGAATGGCTACAGTAACTATTGCTCTGTTTACCATGACCTTCATTGACTCCACCACCCCGATCACCAACATAATCCTGGGATTGGCGGTGCTGGGACTGGGATTCGGACTATTCTCCTCACCCAACACCAACGTGATAATGGGCGCTGTGCAAAGAAAATTCTACGGAGTGGCCTCCGCCACAGTGAGCACCATGCGCCTTATAGGCCAGACCCTGAGTATTGGAATAGCCACCCTGGTCTTTTCCCTGTTAATCGGAAGGGTGCAGATAACTCCTGACCAGTTCCCTGCACTCCTGGAGAGTATACAACTATGTTTCATAGTGTTCACTGCACTTTGTTTCATTGGAGTATTTGTCTCCTGGTGGCGGGGTGAAAGAAAAGATGTGGAATGA
- a CDS encoding DNA double-strand break repair nuclease NurA produces MLCIVNGGLYIKSIREIAEILSSDISQRKLGNPFFNEKNYKSYPLDEKNFHEIKASKNQKKLAFIDGGNQELLPAPEYSVQLNRVYFNIFRNNERIAPRSNISQRIEFLSFTSSKMDGKNIEFQTKIAAEEDFLKYLPNEKDLKASTHDEEIETGTQAGMERMASMARRFSEWTIAEHMIDSELDSGDIIIKDGSLQTSHTNEYKYVDNVFKKALEKKVIFAGLSKTCRLTTDTQISLVDSIQRLAEESNLSYDKWCYYPVAKSKEENSNHRALIMIVKLNKHAYTSFRFEILKEQADKMNKDDILEVLSLVADNSRDIRLPGYPYGLIDADMWARVKNDELEGYKTKLYSELSRKGVWSKVNPLMKIVDTHEKLDNK; encoded by the coding sequence ATCTTATGTATAGTCAATGGGGGATTATACATTAAAAGTATCAGAGAAATTGCTGAAATACTGAGTTCGGACATATCTCAAAGGAAATTAGGAAATCCTTTCTTCAATGAAAAGAATTACAAGTCCTATCCTTTAGATGAAAAGAATTTCCATGAAATAAAAGCTTCAAAAAACCAAAAGAAACTTGCTTTTATTGACGGTGGAAACCAAGAATTACTCCCTGCTCCAGAATATTCTGTTCAATTAAATCGTGTTTATTTCAACATTTTCCGAAATAATGAGCGTATAGCTCCCAGATCTAATATTTCACAGCGTATTGAGTTTTTATCGTTCACTTCTTCCAAAATGGATGGTAAAAATATAGAATTCCAAACGAAAATAGCTGCTGAAGAGGATTTTCTAAAATATTTGCCAAATGAGAAAGATCTTAAAGCAAGCACTCATGATGAGGAAATAGAAACGGGTACACAGGCGGGAATGGAAAGAATGGCGTCAATGGCCCGGAGATTTTCAGAATGGACAATCGCAGAACATATGATCGATTCTGAGTTAGATTCTGGGGATATAATAATTAAAGATGGATCATTACAGACAAGTCATACTAATGAATACAAATATGTTGATAATGTATTTAAAAAAGCTTTAGAAAAAAAGGTAATCTTCGCAGGCCTGTCTAAAACTTGTAGATTAACAACTGACACTCAAATTTCCCTTGTTGATTCTATTCAAAGATTAGCTGAGGAATCTAATTTGTCTTATGATAAATGGTGTTATTATCCTGTAGCGAAGAGTAAAGAAGAAAATTCTAATCATCGTGCTCTAATAATGATAGTCAAGTTAAATAAACATGCTTATACTTCTTTCAGATTTGAAATATTAAAAGAACAAGCAGATAAAATGAATAAAGATGATATTTTAGAAGTTCTTTCATTGGTGGCTGACAATTCAAGAGATATAAGATTACCTGGATATCCTTATGGATTAATTGATGCTGACATGTGGGCTAGAGTTAAAAATGATGAGTTAGAAGGTTACAAAACTAAATTATATTCTGAACTTTCAAGAAAAGGGGTTTGGTCAAAAGTTAATCCTCTGATGAAAATTGTAGACACACATGAAAAATTGGATAATAAATAA
- a CDS encoding SDR family NAD(P)-dependent oxidoreductase, whose amino-acid sequence MENYCDLKGKVAVVTGASGGLGADAARAYAQQGADVALLARRKERLEALAEEIRSTGRRALAVQCDVAHEESVEKAIEEVIGYFGKIDILLNNAGVAIRGGVCDLCVEDWDMGMDVNVKGIFLVSKHVIPHMIENKYGKIVNTSSINSIAGDKDDMFIRHVYNASKAAVRGLTMGMACSYGKYGITVNAVGPGLFESEMTADTLFKSDDFLKAYSRIVPLNRPARKGELNGAILFLSSDASSYITGQTIFVDGGFSIV is encoded by the coding sequence ATGGAAAATTACTGTGATTTAAAGGGGAAAGTGGCCGTGGTGACCGGTGCTTCCGGTGGTCTGGGAGCAGATGCAGCAAGGGCATACGCCCAACAAGGTGCAGATGTAGCACTTCTGGCCCGGAGAAAAGAAAGATTGGAGGCCCTGGCTGAGGAAATCCGATCAACCGGACGAAGGGCCCTGGCAGTGCAGTGTGATGTGGCCCATGAGGAAAGCGTGGAAAAAGCCATTGAAGAAGTGATTGGTTACTTTGGAAAGATAGATATCCTCCTGAACAATGCCGGAGTGGCAATTCGGGGTGGAGTGTGTGATTTATGTGTGGAAGATTGGGATATGGGAATGGATGTAAATGTTAAAGGAATTTTCCTGGTCTCCAAACACGTTATCCCCCACATGATTGAAAATAAGTACGGGAAAATCGTGAACACCAGTTCCATCAACTCCATTGCTGGAGACAAGGATGACATGTTCATACGCCACGTTTACAATGCATCAAAAGCAGCGGTTCGTGGACTGACCATGGGAATGGCCTGCTCCTACGGAAAATACGGAATAACCGTAAATGCAGTTGGTCCCGGTCTTTTTGAATCGGAAATGACCGCCGACACTCTCTTTAAATCTGATGACTTCCTAAAAGCGTACAGCAGGATCGTACCCCTCAACCGCCCTGCCCGGAAAGGAGAACTAAACGGAGCAATCCTATTCCTCTCATCGGATGCCTCCTCCTATATAACCGGACAGACCATTTTTGTAGACGGTGGATTCTCCATAGTCTGA
- a CDS encoding ATP-binding protein → MDKRGQIVGGGLKNILIRERSGDKLEIGELLVVNDNFDPEDLYNNRNYTILQIKDIEYKSQISPAMHELLAGMELEGHNPDLGFVEPELANYSVAAAKPMLAVHQKKDKYETKSPKRLPNFFNPLFSIETEDLKFLKPKNTQNSLYLGNVRSGSNVLEDLNVYINAKDALTHHILIPATTGRGKSNLVKVMLCSLLSSKDAGILVLDPHDEYYGRNDIGLKDHEDSDDFLEYYSTDPPIGQSKLIINIKSITPKQVKGLTYLTQAQSEAVYLIHNRFGENWIFETFNTHHIEGVHPKTLQVLKRKLENILGIYVKKDEEGEVKLGYRSSLFKGGVVGESTIDNITESLEQGKIVIIDSSKLNDPEELLVGSMILEKLFYQYKEYNTDELRKKPVISVIIEEAPRVLGKEAMESPGGNNIYGTIAREGRKFQIGLIAITQLSSLIPKTILANMNTKIILGNEMSVERHAIIESAAQDLSEDNRIIASLDKGEAIVSSVFTKFAIPIKIPYFNDYIKKFQTGNEGKQEKVRTQISG, encoded by the coding sequence ATGGATAAACGAGGTCAAATTGTTGGTGGTGGATTAAAAAACATTTTAATTAGGGAAAGAAGTGGCGACAAACTCGAGATTGGTGAATTATTAGTGGTTAATGATAATTTTGACCCCGAAGATTTGTATAACAACAGAAATTACACGATCCTCCAAATTAAAGATATAGAATATAAAAGCCAGATATCTCCGGCAATGCATGAATTACTCGCAGGTATGGAATTAGAAGGCCATAACCCTGATTTAGGATTTGTTGAACCTGAATTAGCTAATTATTCTGTGGCTGCGGCTAAACCAATGTTAGCCGTTCATCAAAAAAAAGATAAATACGAAACGAAGAGCCCTAAAAGATTACCAAATTTCTTTAATCCTCTCTTTTCTATTGAAACAGAAGATCTTAAATTTTTAAAACCTAAAAACACACAAAATTCATTATATTTGGGGAATGTTCGAAGCGGTTCAAATGTTCTAGAAGATTTAAATGTTTATATAAATGCTAAAGATGCTTTAACTCACCACATATTAATTCCAGCCACAACTGGGCGGGGGAAGAGTAATCTAGTAAAAGTGATGTTGTGCAGTCTTTTAAGTTCTAAAGATGCAGGTATATTAGTTTTAGATCCTCACGATGAGTATTATGGGCGGAATGATATTGGATTGAAAGATCATGAGGATAGTGATGATTTTTTAGAGTATTATTCAACTGATCCTCCTATTGGCCAATCTAAACTAATTATAAATATTAAATCAATTACTCCTAAACAGGTCAAAGGCTTAACTTACTTAACTCAAGCACAAAGTGAAGCAGTGTACCTCATCCACAATCGTTTTGGAGAAAACTGGATTTTTGAGACATTTAATACTCACCATATTGAGGGAGTTCATCCAAAAACTTTGCAAGTTTTGAAACGAAAATTAGAGAATATTCTTGGTATTTATGTTAAAAAAGATGAAGAGGGTGAGGTCAAATTAGGTTACAGAAGTAGCCTCTTTAAAGGTGGAGTTGTTGGTGAAAGTACTATTGACAACATAACTGAGTCTCTGGAACAAGGTAAGATCGTTATTATTGACAGCTCAAAATTGAATGACCCCGAAGAGTTATTAGTCGGAAGCATGATCTTAGAGAAATTATTTTACCAGTATAAAGAGTACAATACTGATGAATTGCGGAAAAAACCAGTTATTAGTGTTATAATTGAAGAAGCACCTCGTGTTTTAGGTAAAGAAGCTATGGAATCCCCTGGTGGAAATAATATATATGGTACTATAGCTAGGGAAGGACGTAAATTCCAGATTGGACTGATTGCTATTACTCAGTTGTCAAGCCTTATACCAAAAACCATTCTTGCGAATATGAACACTAAAATAATTTTGGGAAATGAAATGTCTGTAGAAAGACATGCAATAATTGAAAGTGCTGCTCAAGATCTATCTGAAGATAATCGCATCATTGCTAGTTTGGATAAAGGAGAAGCTATCGTAAGTAGTGTATTCACTAAATTTGCTATTCCAATCAAAATCCCCTATTTCAATGATTATATTAAAAAGTTCCAAACCGGAAATGAGGGTAAACAGGAAAAAGTACGTACACAGATTTCAGGCTGA